In Sciurus carolinensis chromosome 16, mSciCar1.2, whole genome shotgun sequence, the genomic window GGAACAAGGCCAAGTTCCCCATCCCAACCATGACACAGCACCATGCAGGGCGATATCAATGCTACTATCACAGCCCTGCTGGCTGGTCAGAGCACAGTGACACCCTGGAGCTGGTGGTGACAGGTGAGAGGACACTTGGGGTCCCAGCacctggctctgccctcaggaaggGGGTCAGCTCCCAGGTGTCCCTGTCACAGCCCAGCTGGATATGGTGTGGAGGAGGGAGCCCATTAACACCTGCCTCCTTCTCTGCTAGGATCCGAGGGCAAAACCTGGctctcagccctgcccagccctgtggtGACCTCATGAGGGAACGTGACCCTCCAGTGTGGCTCACGGCAGGGATATGGCAGGTTTGTTCTCACTAAGGAAGGAGGACACAGCCTACCTGGACCCTGGACTCACAGCAAGACCCCAGTGGGCAGTTCCAGGCCCAGTTCCCTGTGGGCCCCGTGACCCCCAGCCACAGGTGGACATTCACATGCTATGGCGGTTACAGGACAACCCCCCCAGGTGTGGTCAGAACCCAGTGACCCCCTGGAGCTCCTGGTCTCAGGTGAGGAAGCTCCACCTTCCCTGACACAGTTGGGGACATGCCAGCAGGTTGTGGGGACCTTTATGTTAGAGAGCCCCAGGTGAGAGAGAGGATGAGGGAACCTGGGACCACATGGCCAGAGACCCAGGGTGTGAGAGAGTGAcctgcaggcaggagggaggcagggttgGCAGGTCCTCCCCTCAGCCCAGGCTCCTCTTCCCTCCAGGGCtgtccaggaagccctccctccTGACCCAGCACAGCCCAGTCCTGGACCCTGGAGAGAACCTGACCCTCCAGTGTCACTCAGACAGTGGTTATGACAGATTTGCTCTGTCCAAGGAGGGGGGACCGGACCTCCCACAGCACCCTGGCCAGCAGCTCCAGGCTGGGCTGTCTCAGGCCACCTTCCTTCTGGGCCCTGTGAGAGGCTCTCATGGGGGTCGGTACAGATGCTACGGTGGACACAGGCTCTCCTCTGAGTGGTCAGCCCCCAGTGACCCCCTGGACATCCTGGTCACAGGTGAGGAGCCCAGTGTGTGCAGTCAGTGACCCAGACTCTGCCCAGCCCTGTGTGGGATGCCCAGGAGGTGATGGGCAGGGTGAGGTGTGGGGTctcaggagggagagaggcagggagggtcagggaggggcagagaagacagagacagggaggcacagggagaggaagatcagagaccctgagccagacAGAGAGCACAGGTCCTCAGAGAGGCCCTGGTGAGGTCTCAGCTCAGAACAAGCTGGGTCCCctcacccctccttcctctctctaggACAGctccctgcctcaccctccctctCAGTGCAGCCGGGTCCCACAGTGTCCTCAGGAGAGAACGTCACCCTGCTGTGTCAATCATGGATCCAGTGGGACACCTTCCTTCTGGTCAAGGAGGGGGCAGCTGATCCCCCCTGCGTCTgagaccagagtccagagctccAGGGTTCCAGGCAGAATTCTCcatgagagctgtgacctcagCCCTGGCGGGGACCTTCAGGTGCTATGGGTCTCAAAGCTCATCCCCCTACCTGCTGTCATGGCCCAGTGCCCCCGTGGTCCTGGTGGTCTCAGGTGAGTGACCCCTGACCCCATCCTCTGTGAGCTAGGGGTTCACTCAGGGCCCTGCCCAGGACAGCTCTGGGTGGTGGGAGTGAGGGTCCCTGGGAGGGTCAGCCAGCAGGATCCACCCCTCAGAAAGAAGGGGCCACTGGGTCCTCCAGCATGTGCCCCACCCCATCATTGGATTCTGCATGGTGCGGTGACTGAGGGGTCctggggaggccaggcaggggcaggaggatgAGCAAGGCAGGTCCCCAGTGCCAGCTGCACCCCTCACCCTCCTGTTGTCCTCCTACCCAGGATCCTCTGGGATCCCAGCCCTTAGCTTTTGGTCCCACCCCCAAGTCTGATCCCTGAGGACTCAAGCTCACTGGGCGCCAggactccccaccccaccctgtccTGGCTGTTCTGAGTCTCCAGAGGACCTCGGGTCCTCCTCAAACCCTCAAGGACAGATTAGTATCCAGGGACCTGAGGATCTGCCAGAAATGGGGGTGGGGACCCCAGGCCCCGTGGCTCAAAACTTCAGGCAAGAGGGTGAGGTCAAGGCACAGGTGTGACTGGGGCCCAACCTGGGGACGGGCAGCCAGCTGAAGTGGGGAGCAGGCAACCcagccctcacctcccacccaccccaggagGCCCTGAGGAGGAGCCCCTCACCCCCACGGACCCAGGACCCCATAGTGGTAAGTGAGGGGCTCTGGCAAGAGGTGGGTCCCAGGACAGGGCTGAGCTGGGGTGGAGGGTCCTCCTCTGGACACGCTGACCTGGACAGCCCCTCCCCTTGGGCTCAGAGTCCCCACGTGCAGAGGAGAGGCCTGGCCCTGACCttcaattcccctcagtgctgaCCTGGGCTGTGCCCTGCTGGACAGGAGGCACCCAGGGAAGCCCCAGGACCTGAACCTGCAGGCACTGTCCCCTCTGTGCAGTGACAGTGACCCTGTGCAGGGAGGGCTCAGGGCCATCAGGGTGTCCAGGCTCCTTCCCTGCAGCTCAGGCTGAGCTCTGGTGGAGGGAAGGAGACTGGAAGTCAGACTCCCCCAGCTCAGGCCCCAGCTCTGCTGCTCCTGCTGGGTGACTGGGCAGGCGgcccctctctcagcctcagtttcctcatctgtaactgGGTGGTGGGTGGCGGTGCCATGAGGCGTGATTGACAGGTGGAAgccctggcacacagtgggtgctcaggaaGGCAGCATGGCCCCTACTCACAATGTCACTGTGCCCAGGACTGGGAAGGCTGCTGCAGGTTCTGGTCGGGGTCTCAGTGgccttcctcctgctgctcctcctgctcctcctcctcctcctcctccggcatCAGAGCAGACGCAGGAAGGCGGGTGAGTGGCAGTGGTGAACTGGGCCTCAGCAGGCCGTTGGCTCCCCCTGGGTCAGGCAAGGTGGGCGAGGGCAGCAGCCCCAGGGAAACCTGCCCCTGGGGACAGGTCACTAGGAAACACTTCCACAGAAAAAGCAGGACAGAAGACCCTGCTCACCACATGCAGACAGATTTCAGGCTGCTGACCCCGTCCCATCTCAGGAGACCTTGGAGGGGCCTTTTCAAGTCCCCCCGTCCCCTGCGGTGGCCTGTGGGGTGCGTGGCTCCCCCTGGGGCTGAGATTGTTCCTCTCACACAGCCCAgacagaggctggcctccagggACCTGCAGGGCCCACAGAGGCAGAGCCCCAGGACAGCGGCCTGCAGAAGAGGTGACGCCTGCTCCAGACCCAAACCCCCCACCGTCCTCACTGCCACCTGACACCCCCTGTCTCCCCAGGTCCAGCCCAGCCGCTGCCGCCCAGGAACAACACCTCTGTGaggggaagagggctggggtggggtggagctAATGttcagtcctttgggtttaaacccgggagtgggataactggctcaaaaggtgggtccattccaagttgtctgaggg contains:
- the LOC124966986 gene encoding LOW QUALITY PROTEIN: leukocyte immunoglobulin-like receptor subfamily A member 6 (The sequence of the model RefSeq protein was modified relative to this genomic sequence to represent the inferred CDS: inserted 2 bases in 2 codons; deleted 1 base in 1 codon; substituted 1 base at 1 genomic stop codon), which gives rise to MREALRSSPSPPLTPDPEWLYDLLHLQSQDLGRDALAPTVTALLCLGLSLGPGTRGQQGTLPKPTLWAEPGSVITWGRPVTLWCEGTLEVQEYRLEKDGSSVPWDRQIPQKTRNKAKFPIPTMTQHHAGRYQCYYHSPAGWSEHSDTLELVVTGSEGKTWLSALPSPVVTSXGNVTLQCGSRQGYGRFVLTKEGGHSLPXTLDSQQDPSGQFQAQFPVGPVTPSHRWTFTCYAVTGQPPQVWSEPSDPLELLVSGLSRKPSLLTQHSPVLDPGENLTLQCHSDSGYDRFALSKEGGPDLPQHPGQQLQAGLSQATFLLGPVRGSHGGRYRCYGGHRLSSEWSAPSDPLDILVTGQLPASPSLSVQPGPTVSSGENVTLLCQSWIQWDTFLLVKEGAADXPLRLRPESRAPGFQAEFSMRAVTSALAGTFRCYGSQSSSPYLLSWPSAPVVLVVSGGPEEEPLTPTDPGPHSGLGRLLQVLVGVSVAFLLLLLLLLLLLLLRHQSRRRKAGPAQPLPPRNNTSAAPAEPWLHLRHRRGGCQVDHPLRALDTEQGKPGLQSCAASVRLPRSWVRAGNLQGHRHLAALRSPEPPPQRPPTWSDTCVAPSTPVDSRSSGSCGLLLDCPLKAWSPGGTTGRRGAWGAGPGGRSPTHWTRALDGGPGTPLLLFLLHSWTGGEHDPPPSIVLAALSRTQSLGASPPKTRTCSTVGLEGLLHRLTISGICSSYRADSRGARLGTSA